One segment of Dehalococcoidia bacterium DNA contains the following:
- a CDS encoding ABC transporter permease, which produces MARFLLLRGIQLVVVMFVVSTLLFLLLRASGDPVILLAGEGADPQVVERIREAYGFNDPLYVQYWRFISAAMVGQFGDSIAARRDAMGLVLSRVPASAELVGAGFGMAVLISIPLGVTAAVRRGRVTGVLAQTIAFVGQSVPTFVLGLLLILVFAVQLGWFPPFGRGSPGQLVLPAVTLGTVLLAKTTRLVRSGMLEVLSSDYVRTARAKGLSERAVIWRHALPNALIPVVTVLGLDLSTLIGGTVIVETIFGWPGLGRQIVDAIFIRDYPVVQAAVFLIAIAVVLINTAVDLVYRILDPRVRVSA; this is translated from the coding sequence ATGGCGCGGTTTTTGCTCCTTCGCGGAATCCAGCTCGTTGTCGTCATGTTCGTCGTCTCGACGCTGCTGTTCCTGCTCCTGCGCGCCTCAGGCGATCCGGTCATCCTGCTTGCGGGCGAGGGGGCGGATCCGCAGGTTGTCGAGCGGATCCGCGAGGCCTACGGCTTCAACGACCCGCTCTATGTGCAGTATTGGCGGTTCATCTCCGCGGCGATGGTTGGCCAGTTCGGCGACTCGATCGCGGCGCGTCGGGATGCGATGGGGCTCGTGCTGAGCCGCGTGCCGGCCTCTGCCGAGCTCGTCGGCGCCGGGTTTGGGATGGCGGTCCTCATCTCGATCCCGCTCGGGGTGACTGCGGCGGTGCGGCGCGGCCGGGTGACCGGCGTGCTCGCCCAGACCATCGCGTTCGTCGGCCAGAGCGTGCCGACGTTTGTGCTCGGCCTGCTCCTCATCCTCGTCTTCGCCGTTCAGCTCGGCTGGTTTCCTCCCTTTGGCCGCGGCTCCCCCGGGCAACTGGTCCTGCCGGCGGTCACGCTCGGAACGGTCCTGCTTGCCAAAACGACGCGGCTTGTCCGCTCGGGAATGCTCGAGGTGCTCAGTTCCGACTACGTGCGGACAGCGCGGGCGAAGGGGCTGAGCGAACGGGCGGTCATCTGGCGGCACGCGTTGCCGAACGCGCTTATCCCTGTCGTGACGGTGCTCGGGCTGGACCTCTCGACCCTGATCGGCGGGACAGTGATCGTCGAGACGATCTTTGGATGGCCCGGCTTGGGACGTCAGATCGTCGATGCCATTTTCATTCGGGACTACCCGGTGGTGCAAGCCGCAGTCTTTCTGATCGCCATTGCGGTCGTGCTGATCAACACCGCTGTCGACCTGGTCTATCGTATCCTCGATCCGCGCGTTCGGGTGAGCGCATGA
- the nuoH gene encoding NADH-quinone oxidoreductase subunit NuoH — MDFVAFYYQFIWNLSSMWGTVLAWLQAQTGLPDWVIYLLFGFGGAVGAFLWVAVSNVVLVFGERRLLGRFQIRIGPNRVGPNGTLQLIADALKGVGKELVIPAGADKPIYMLGPIVAFIPAFMGFAVFTFGPTMTPVSMDIGVLYFQAITSLAAFAAFMAGWASNNKFALFGAMRAVAQFVSYEVPLVLAVISVVLIAGTMNTLTIANQQTVVYALILPLALFVFTVASIAEANRTPMDIVEAESEIVAGYHTEYGGMAFIMFYAAEYTHALAFGAMLNVLFLGGWKLFWLDQVLPPWLLFILKSYFIFFLLIWMRATFPRLRIDQLMNLGWKVLVPLALLSILITSLGLLIPGVPLLAVAILQWVTAGALVLWALSRLPRRANRPEDMRARRLAAQAAMTARAPVSAQS, encoded by the coding sequence ATGGACTTCGTCGCCTTCTACTACCAGTTCATCTGGAACTTGAGCAGCATGTGGGGGACGGTCCTTGCCTGGCTGCAGGCGCAGACCGGCTTGCCCGATTGGGTGATCTATCTTCTCTTTGGGTTCGGCGGCGCTGTCGGCGCTTTCTTGTGGGTCGCTGTCAGCAATGTCGTACTTGTTTTCGGCGAGCGGCGGCTGCTTGGCCGCTTCCAAATCCGGATTGGGCCGAACCGTGTCGGGCCGAACGGCACATTGCAGCTGATCGCCGATGCGCTCAAAGGGGTCGGAAAAGAGCTGGTCATCCCGGCCGGCGCCGACAAGCCGATCTACATGCTCGGGCCGATCGTCGCCTTCATCCCCGCATTCATGGGCTTCGCCGTCTTCACCTTTGGGCCGACGATGACGCCTGTCTCGATGGACATCGGCGTCCTCTACTTCCAAGCGATCACCTCCCTTGCCGCCTTCGCCGCCTTCATGGCCGGCTGGGCGTCGAACAACAAGTTCGCCCTCTTCGGCGCCATGCGCGCTGTCGCCCAGTTTGTCTCCTATGAAGTGCCGCTCGTGCTGGCGGTGATCAGCGTGGTGCTCATTGCCGGGACGATGAACACGCTCACAATCGCCAATCAGCAGACCGTCGTCTACGCGCTCATCCTGCCGCTCGCGCTGTTCGTCTTCACCGTCGCCTCGATCGCCGAAGCGAACCGGACGCCGATGGACATCGTCGAAGCGGAGAGCGAGATCGTCGCCGGCTACCACACCGAGTACGGCGGCATGGCGTTCATCATGTTCTACGCCGCCGAGTACACGCATGCTCTCGCCTTCGGGGCGATGCTGAACGTGCTCTTTCTCGGCGGCTGGAAGCTGTTCTGGCTCGACCAGGTCCTGCCGCCGTGGCTGCTGTTCATCCTGAAGAGCTACTTCATCTTCTTCCTGCTCATCTGGATGCGGGCGACCTTCCCGCGGCTGCGGATCGACCAGCTGATGAACCTGGGCTGGAAGGTACTGGTGCCGCTGGCGCTGCTGAGCATCCTGATTACCTCGCTCGGATTGCTCATCCCCGGCGTGCCGCTGCTTGCGGTCGCCATCCTGCAGTGGGTGACTGCCGGCGCGCTCGTGCTTTGGGCGCTCTCGCGCTTGCCGCGCCGCGCTAATCGCCCAGAGGATATGCGTGCGCGGCGCCTCGCAGCGCAAGCCGCAATGACAGCCCGAGCGCCGGTCTCGGCGCAGTCGTAA
- a CDS encoding NADH-quinone oxidoreductase subunit D translates to MALKTEPFVVNIGPQHPSTHGVFRVQLTVDGETIVDLKPVMGYLHRGTEKLAEEKTYTQCIPYTDRMDYLSAMSNELGYVLAVEKLAGIEAPPRAQWLRMIFAELQRIASHLFAAATFFQDLGGWGTAIMYMIGRDREQILDLFEMTCGQRLTTNYMRIGGVAQDVPPEFFPALRRFLDEMPGRIDEYYDFLANSDLLITRTKGVGILPKELAIACGCSGPMLRGSGVAWDLRKANPYLYYDQVDFDVIVGQNGDCYDRFMVRFWEVGQSLRIIEQCLERLPEGDVRHPFSPDFVSGTFRPPKGEVYQAVEGPKGELGYYLVSDGTTAPYRFHVRAPSLINLTPFREMCIGWKVADMIVILGSVDIVVGEVDR, encoded by the coding sequence ATGGCACTGAAGACCGAGCCGTTTGTCGTCAACATCGGACCGCAGCATCCGAGCACGCACGGCGTCTTTCGCGTGCAGCTGACCGTCGACGGGGAGACGATCGTCGACCTGAAGCCCGTGATGGGATATCTCCACCGCGGCACCGAGAAGCTGGCGGAAGAGAAGACCTACACCCAGTGCATCCCCTACACCGACCGAATGGACTATCTCTCGGCAATGAGCAACGAGCTCGGCTACGTGCTGGCCGTCGAGAAGCTCGCCGGGATCGAAGCGCCCCCGCGCGCCCAGTGGCTGCGCATGATCTTCGCCGAGTTGCAGCGGATCGCCAGCCACCTCTTTGCCGCCGCAACGTTCTTCCAAGACCTCGGCGGCTGGGGCACCGCGATTATGTACATGATCGGCCGCGACCGCGAGCAGATCCTCGACCTCTTCGAGATGACCTGCGGCCAACGGCTGACGACCAACTACATGCGGATCGGCGGGGTGGCGCAGGACGTGCCGCCTGAGTTCTTCCCTGCCCTTCGGCGGTTCCTTGACGAGATGCCCGGCCGGATCGATGAGTACTACGACTTTCTGGCGAACAGTGACCTGCTGATCACGCGCACGAAGGGCGTCGGCATCCTGCCGAAGGAGCTGGCAATCGCTTGCGGCTGCAGCGGACCGATGCTGCGCGGCTCGGGCGTCGCTTGGGATCTCCGCAAAGCGAACCCGTACCTCTACTACGACCAAGTCGACTTCGATGTCATCGTCGGCCAGAACGGCGACTGTTACGACCGCTTCATGGTCCGCTTCTGGGAAGTCGGCCAGAGCTTGCGGATCATCGAGCAGTGCCTCGAGCGGCTTCCGGAGGGGGATGTGCGTCATCCCTTCTCCCCCGACTTTGTCTCGGGCACGTTCCGCCCGCCGAAGGGCGAGGTGTACCAAGCGGTGGAAGGGCCGAAAGGCGAACTGGGGTATTACCTCGTCTCCGACGGCACGACCGCGCCCTACCGCTTTCACGTTCGCGCCCCGTCGCTGATCAACCTGACGCCGTTCCGCGAAATGTGCATCGGCTGGAAAGTGGCAGACATGATCGTCATCCTCGGCTCGGTCGATATCGTCGTCGGCGAGGTTGACCGCTGA
- the leuD gene encoding 3-isopropylmalate dehydratase small subunit, translating to MEPLRVVTGIVAPLDRQDVDTDQIVPKQFLKRIERTGYGPAAFYDWRYREDGSENPDFILNKPAYRGASILVTGKNFGCGSSREHAPWALLEYGFRVIIAPSFADIFNNNCLQNGILTITLPEEQVNDLIRRALEQPGMQLTVDLEKKEIRGDGIHLPFEVDEFKRYRLLNGLDDIGLTLQHEDAIAAYEQRRPEYLTYGK from the coding sequence ATGGAACCGCTGCGCGTCGTTACCGGGATCGTCGCCCCTCTTGACCGCCAAGACGTTGACACCGACCAGATCGTCCCCAAGCAGTTCCTGAAGCGGATCGAACGCACCGGCTACGGCCCGGCGGCGTTCTACGACTGGCGCTATCGGGAAGATGGGTCCGAAAATCCGGATTTCATCCTGAACAAGCCGGCCTATCGCGGCGCGAGCATCCTCGTGACGGGCAAAAACTTCGGCTGCGGCTCCTCGCGGGAGCATGCGCCTTGGGCCCTGCTTGAGTACGGATTCCGCGTCATCATCGCGCCGAGCTTCGCGGATATCTTCAACAACAACTGCCTCCAGAACGGCATTTTGACGATCACGCTGCCGGAAGAGCAGGTGAACGATCTCATCCGCCGCGCTCTCGAGCAGCCGGGGATGCAGTTGACGGTCGACCTCGAGAAGAAAGAGATCCGCGGCGACGGCATTCACCTCCCCTTTGAGGTCGACGAGTTCAAGCGCTACCGGCTGCTGAACGGCCTCGACGATATCGGGCTCACCTTGCAGCATGAGGACGCTATCGCCGCCTACGAGCAGCGCCGCCCGGAATACCTCACGTACGGGAAATAA
- the leuC gene encoding 3-isopropylmalate dehydratase large subunit, which yields MAPKTMFEKIWDAHVVYEEPGKPTLIYVDLHLIHEVTSPQAFEGLRLAGRRVRRPDLTVATVDHAVPTWSRDLPVTDPIAATQIATMAANAREFGITFYDIRSPNQGIVHVIGPQLGYTQPGKVIVCGDSHTSTHGAFGAFALGIGTSEVEHVLATQTLPIVKPKTMEIRVEGTLPPGVTAKDLILGIIGRIGTAGGTGYVIEYTGEAIRSLSMEGRMTVCNMSIEAGARAGMIAPDEKTFDYLRGKPHAPQGADFDKAVAAWRSLVSDPGAVYDRTVIIRAEELEPYVTWGTTPGMVAPITGRVPQLEEFAPGPQRQSVERALHYMGLQPGTPIRDIAIDRVFIGSCTNSRIEDLRAAAAIVRGQKVHPKVRAMVVPGSTAVKRQAEAEGLDQIFLEAGFEWREAGCSMCLGMNPDILAPGERCASTSNRNFEGRQGRGGRTHLVSPQMAAAAAIAGHFVDVREFVKER from the coding sequence GTGGCCCCGAAGACCATGTTCGAAAAGATCTGGGACGCGCATGTTGTCTATGAAGAGCCGGGCAAGCCGACGCTGATCTACGTCGACTTGCACCTCATCCATGAGGTCACGTCGCCTCAAGCGTTCGAGGGACTGCGGCTTGCGGGACGGCGCGTTCGCCGGCCGGATCTCACCGTTGCCACGGTTGACCATGCCGTCCCGACGTGGTCGCGCGATCTGCCGGTGACGGACCCGATCGCCGCTACCCAGATCGCGACCATGGCGGCGAACGCCCGCGAGTTCGGCATCACCTTCTACGACATCCGCTCGCCTAACCAAGGGATCGTCCATGTCATCGGGCCGCAGCTCGGCTATACCCAGCCCGGCAAGGTGATCGTCTGCGGCGACAGCCACACCTCGACCCACGGCGCCTTCGGCGCATTTGCGCTTGGCATCGGCACGAGCGAGGTGGAGCATGTCCTCGCGACCCAGACGCTGCCGATCGTGAAGCCGAAGACGATGGAGATCCGCGTCGAAGGGACGCTGCCGCCCGGGGTTACGGCGAAGGACCTTATCCTCGGCATCATCGGCCGGATCGGCACTGCCGGCGGCACGGGCTACGTCATCGAATACACCGGCGAAGCGATCCGCTCCCTCAGCATGGAAGGGCGGATGACCGTCTGCAACATGTCGATCGAGGCCGGGGCGCGCGCCGGCATGATCGCTCCGGACGAGAAGACCTTCGACTACCTGCGCGGCAAGCCCCACGCGCCCCAAGGCGCCGACTTTGACAAGGCGGTGGCGGCGTGGCGGTCGCTCGTGAGCGACCCGGGCGCTGTGTACGACCGGACCGTCATCATCCGCGCTGAGGAGCTGGAGCCGTATGTCACGTGGGGCACCACCCCCGGCATGGTCGCCCCGATCACGGGGCGGGTTCCTCAGCTCGAGGAGTTTGCCCCCGGACCGCAGCGCCAGAGTGTCGAGCGCGCGCTGCATTACATGGGCTTGCAGCCCGGCACGCCGATCCGCGACATCGCCATCGACCGGGTATTTATCGGCTCCTGCACCAATTCGCGGATCGAAGACCTGCGCGCTGCCGCCGCGATCGTGCGCGGGCAGAAAGTCCATCCCAAGGTGCGGGCGATGGTCGTTCCTGGCTCAACGGCGGTGAAGCGCCAAGCGGAAGCGGAAGGCCTAGACCAGATCTTCCTCGAGGCGGGCTTCGAATGGCGCGAAGCTGGATGCTCGATGTGCCTCGGCATGAACCCGGATATTCTCGCGCCGGGCGAACGCTGCGCCTCCACTTCCAACCGTAATTTCGAAGGGCGGCAGGGCAGAGGCGGGCGCACCCATCTCGTCTCGCCCCAGATGGCCGCTGCCGCCGCTATCGCGGGGCACTTTGTCGACGTCCGCGAATTCGTCAAGGAGCGCTGA
- the ffh gene encoding signal recognition particle protein — MFDSLSDKLQAVFRQLSGKGRLDERDIDEAMKEVRRALLEADVNFKVVRQFEARVKERALGAEVLRSLTPAQQVIKIVHEELVAILGGGNSRLEHAPQPPTIIMLVGLQGSGKTTTAAKLALHLRRAGQRPLLVAADVRRPAAIDQLVTLGRQLDVPVHHEPPAVGALAICRNALRRARELNATHLLLDTAGRLTIDEEMMGELVAIRDALAPHETLLVADAMTGQDAVRTAETFHARVGLTGLILTKIDGDARGGAALSIRAVTGVPIKFLGVGEKADAIEPFHPDRLASRILGMGDVLTLIERAQAAFDQEQALKLQKKMRQATFDLEDFLAQLQQLKKMGPLQQILELIPGMNRLTKSLPSGALDDRQLKRIEAIIYSMTPEERRHPEILNGSRRRRIARGSGTTPADVNELIRQFMEMRKLMKQMTTSGPLRAGKLPKGVRLRF, encoded by the coding sequence ATGTTTGACTCGCTCTCCGACAAACTGCAGGCCGTCTTCCGCCAGCTCTCGGGCAAAGGCCGCCTCGATGAACGTGACATCGACGAGGCGATGAAGGAAGTGCGGCGCGCCTTGCTCGAAGCGGATGTCAATTTCAAGGTGGTCCGCCAGTTTGAGGCGCGCGTGAAGGAGCGGGCGCTCGGCGCGGAGGTGCTCCGCAGCCTCACTCCCGCCCAGCAGGTGATCAAGATCGTCCATGAAGAACTCGTGGCGATCCTCGGCGGCGGGAACAGCCGCCTCGAACATGCGCCGCAACCGCCGACGATCATCATGCTGGTCGGCCTCCAAGGCTCCGGCAAGACGACGACCGCCGCCAAGCTTGCGCTTCACCTCCGCCGCGCGGGCCAGCGGCCGCTGCTCGTCGCCGCGGACGTCCGGCGTCCTGCCGCTATCGACCAGCTCGTCACTCTCGGCAGACAGCTCGATGTCCCCGTGCATCATGAGCCTCCCGCCGTCGGCGCGCTCGCAATCTGCCGCAACGCCCTTCGCCGTGCCCGCGAGCTGAACGCCACGCATCTCCTGCTCGACACCGCCGGCCGCCTGACGATCGATGAGGAGATGATGGGCGAACTGGTTGCAATCCGGGATGCCCTCGCACCGCACGAGACCTTGCTGGTGGCCGACGCGATGACGGGGCAAGACGCGGTCCGCACGGCGGAGACCTTTCACGCGCGGGTCGGCCTGACCGGGCTGATCTTGACCAAGATTGACGGGGACGCGCGGGGCGGCGCGGCGCTCTCGATCCGCGCCGTCACCGGCGTGCCGATCAAGTTCCTTGGCGTCGGCGAGAAGGCCGATGCCATTGAGCCCTTCCACCCCGACCGGCTTGCCTCGCGCATTCTCGGCATGGGCGATGTGCTGACGCTGATCGAGCGGGCGCAGGCCGCCTTCGACCAGGAGCAAGCGCTCAAGCTGCAGAAAAAGATGCGTCAGGCGACCTTCGACCTCGAAGATTTTCTGGCGCAGCTTCAGCAGCTGAAGAAGATGGGACCGCTGCAGCAGATCCTCGAGCTGATCCCGGGCATGAACCGTCTCACCAAGAGCCTGCCCTCGGGCGCGCTCGATGACCGCCAGCTGAAGCGGATCGAAGCGATTATCTATTCAATGACCCCAGAAGAGCGCCGCCATCCTGAAATTCTCAACGGCAGTCGGCGCCGCCGCATCGCTCGCGGCAGCGGCACCACCCCCGCTGATGTCAACGAACTGATCCGGCAGTTCATGGAGATGCGCAAACTGATGAAGCAGATGACCACGAGCGGGCCGCTGCGCGCTGGGAAACTGCCGAAGGGAGTGCGGCTGCGCTTCTAG
- a CDS encoding NADH-quinone oxidoreductase subunit A: MGDYVYLLFFLFFGILFPLGGIVTERFLAPKKPDPVKETAYECGIETEGATWVQFNTRYYLYALIFLVFDVEAIFFFSWAVYFREAVDAQLGLGLFVAMAIFLLILVVGFAYEWKRRALEWR; this comes from the coding sequence GTGGGCGACTACGTCTACTTACTGTTCTTCCTTTTCTTTGGGATCCTCTTTCCATTGGGCGGCATCGTCACCGAACGGTTCCTTGCGCCGAAGAAGCCAGACCCGGTCAAAGAGACCGCCTACGAGTGTGGCATCGAGACAGAAGGCGCAACTTGGGTGCAATTCAATACTCGTTACTATCTATATGCGCTCATCTTTCTCGTCTTCGATGTGGAGGCTATTTTCTTCTTCTCGTGGGCAGTGTATTTCCGGGAGGCGGTCGACGCCCAGCTTGGCCTTGGGCTGTTTGTGGCGATGGCGATCTTTCTGCTCATCTTGGTGGTCGGTTTTGCCTATGAGTGGAAGCGCCGCGCCTTGGAGTGGAGGTAG
- a CDS encoding signal peptidase I, which yields MIDRVTVGNAFAAGAPYRSWIVGHFVEGPLHSDEVEVKWARHAAGDARQEWSADEATTLCILVRGRFRILFPDGEALLAAEGDFAHWPPGLSHRWVADAESVVVTVRWPSSKRG from the coding sequence ATGATTGACCGCGTGACCGTGGGCAACGCGTTCGCGGCGGGCGCACCGTATCGAAGCTGGATCGTCGGCCACTTCGTTGAAGGACCGCTTCACTCCGATGAGGTAGAAGTGAAGTGGGCGCGGCACGCTGCCGGCGATGCCCGGCAGGAATGGTCGGCCGATGAAGCGACAACGCTGTGCATTCTCGTCCGCGGCCGCTTCCGCATCCTCTTTCCCGATGGCGAGGCGCTTCTCGCCGCAGAGGGGGACTTTGCTCATTGGCCGCCCGGTCTCTCGCATCGCTGGGTCGCCGACGCCGAGTCAGTAGTCGTGACCGTGCGCTGGCCTTCGTCCAAACGCGGCTGA
- a CDS encoding NADH-quinone oxidoreductase subunit C: MTTILPPTEVAALIRARFPDAVQAVDAFGVRLAPASLVEVCQYLRDEPSLAFDYLVMETAVDYIEDDYFEVVYVLRSLQHNHELALKVRTDTRDDPVVPSLVDLWQTAEFQEREIYDLFGIRFAGHPDLRRLFLWEEFRGHPLRKDFLPLAQ; this comes from the coding sequence ATGACGACCATCCTCCCTCCAACAGAGGTCGCCGCCCTGATCCGAGCGCGCTTTCCCGACGCGGTTCAGGCTGTCGATGCGTTTGGGGTCCGGCTCGCTCCAGCTTCGCTGGTCGAGGTGTGTCAGTATCTTCGTGATGAGCCGTCGCTCGCCTTCGATTATCTCGTCATGGAGACTGCGGTCGACTACATCGAGGACGATTACTTCGAGGTCGTTTATGTGCTGCGCTCACTCCAGCACAACCACGAGCTGGCGCTGAAAGTGCGCACCGACACTCGGGACGACCCGGTCGTGCCGTCACTGGTCGACCTCTGGCAGACCGCCGAGTTCCAAGAGCGCGAGATCTACGATCTCTTCGGCATCCGCTTCGCCGGACACCCCGACCTGCGGCGCCTCTTTCTGTGGGAGGAATTTCGCGGCCATCCCTTGCGGAAGGATTTCCTTCCGCTTGCCCAGTAG
- a CDS encoding NADH-quinone oxidoreductase subunit B: MTTERWEGLIQPPPGVVLHDSGSTEVPILYGAPRVPYPDEIPTEDLIGRNVFLTRVDLVLNWARKSATWPLMFGLACCAIEMIASTTARYDIARFGMEAFRPSARQADLIIVSGTVTWKMAAPIRRIYDQIPEPKWVISMGSCANAGGPYFNSYSVVPGVNMIIPVDVYVPGCPPRPDALLYGILLLHKKIQKQGIVRRERIDSGAAYQVQDWSTQSARATA, encoded by the coding sequence ATGACGACCGAGCGTTGGGAAGGGCTGATCCAGCCACCGCCGGGCGTCGTCTTGCACGATTCCGGCTCAACCGAGGTTCCTATCCTCTACGGCGCGCCGCGGGTGCCGTATCCAGACGAAATTCCGACCGAGGATCTGATCGGCCGCAATGTCTTCCTGACCCGCGTCGACCTCGTGCTGAATTGGGCGCGCAAGTCCGCCACTTGGCCGCTGATGTTTGGGCTCGCCTGCTGCGCCATCGAGATGATTGCGAGCACAACGGCGCGGTACGACATCGCGCGTTTCGGGATGGAGGCGTTCCGTCCTTCGGCGCGCCAGGCTGACCTCATCATCGTCTCGGGCACGGTCACGTGGAAGATGGCGGCTCCGATCCGGCGGATCTACGACCAGATCCCCGAGCCCAAATGGGTGATCTCGATGGGCTCGTGCGCCAATGCCGGCGGGCCCTACTTCAACAGCTATAGCGTCGTCCCCGGGGTGAACATGATCATCCCGGTCGATGTCTATGTACCCGGCTGCCCGCCGCGCCCTGACGCGCTTCTCTACGGGATCCTGCTGCTGCACAAGAAGATCCAGAAGCAGGGCATCGTCCGCCGCGAGCGGATTGACTCCGGCGCTGCCTATCAGGTGCAGGACTGGTCCACCCAGTCAGCTCGGGCAACCGCATGA
- a CDS encoding ABC transporter permease: protein MTNLAPAVPPIVTPARLPRGRGLLSRLVAGLLRNPTGLLGLAIVIVVVIVALFAGQLAPQDPIQQRIVARLRPPGYVSANNVTYLLGTDQYGRDILSRLIFGARVSLSLGFSVVILGTLIGVTMGLVAGLVGGVVEAVVMRVVDALVSVPFLIVAVAVIAVFGPGLQQLIILLTMFVWGQFARLVRGDVLSVKEKEYIEAAFAIGASRLRVAWRHVLPNVISPVIVLATFSVAQLIVAEGALSFLGLGVPPPTPSWGSMLSEGRGYIDSAWWLSVFPGLAITLTVVGVNFLGDALRDIFDPRQHL from the coding sequence ATGACCAACCTTGCTCCTGCGGTGCCGCCGATTGTCACGCCAGCCCGACTGCCTCGCGGCCGCGGCCTCCTCTCGCGGCTTGTCGCGGGGCTGCTCCGCAACCCGACGGGGCTGCTCGGCCTCGCTATCGTCATTGTCGTGGTCATCGTTGCCCTGTTCGCGGGGCAGTTGGCGCCGCAAGACCCGATCCAGCAGCGGATTGTGGCGCGGTTGCGCCCGCCGGGCTATGTCTCGGCGAACAATGTCACCTATCTCCTCGGTACAGACCAGTATGGGCGCGATATTCTCAGCCGCCTGATCTTCGGCGCCCGCGTCTCTCTCAGCCTCGGCTTCTCGGTAGTCATTCTCGGAACGCTCATCGGCGTCACGATGGGCCTCGTTGCGGGGCTCGTCGGCGGGGTTGTCGAGGCAGTCGTGATGCGGGTTGTTGACGCGCTCGTGTCGGTGCCGTTCCTGATCGTTGCTGTCGCCGTAATCGCGGTGTTCGGTCCGGGCCTGCAGCAGCTCATCATTCTGCTGACGATGTTTGTCTGGGGCCAGTTCGCTCGCCTTGTGCGCGGAGATGTGCTCTCGGTCAAGGAGAAAGAGTATATCGAGGCGGCATTTGCGATCGGCGCATCACGGCTGCGGGTAGCGTGGCGGCATGTGCTGCCGAACGTCATCTCGCCGGTAATCGTGCTTGCAACCTTCAGCGTCGCGCAGCTGATCGTCGCTGAAGGCGCTCTTTCCTTCCTCGGGCTGGGCGTGCCGCCGCCGACCCCGTCCTGGGGCTCAATGCTGAGCGAAGGGCGCGGCTATATCGACAGCGCGTGGTGGCTGAGCGTTTTTCCGGGGCTGGCGATCACGCTCACGGTCGTTGGCGTCAACTTCCTCGGCGATGCCCTGCGCGATATCTTCGACCCGCGGCAGCATCTGTAA